AGCCGTAGCGGCGCACGCCGTGGTCGCGGGCCCACTGCGGCGGGACGGCGTAGGTGTGCGCGTGCGGCGGCAGGGTGGCGTGGAAGGCGGTGTCGAACACCGCCACGTGCGGCAGCCCGGGGAACGCCCGCCGCGCCACCTCGATGCCCACCGCGTTGACCGGGTTGTGCAACGGCGCCAGGGTGGCCAGCTCGCGGACCGCGCGCAGGACGTCGTCGTCGACGAGCACCGGCGCGGAGAACCGGTCGCCGCCGTGCACCACCCGGTGGGCGACAGCGACCAGGCCGGCGTCGGCCAGCCGCGGGCCGGTGTGCTCGAAGGCCTCCAGCGCCGCCGACAGCGCTCCGCCGTGGTCGGGCAGCGGCCGCTCGACGACGTCCGGGGTCCCATCGGGGCGGGAGTGGGTGAGCCGGCCCGACGGCTGGCCGACCCGCTCGGCCAGCCCCCATGCCAGCGCCCGCCCGGCTCCGACGTCGACCAGGCGGTACTTCAGCGACGAGGAGCCGCAGTTGACCACCAGCACCCGGCCGTTCACCGCGCCGCCGTCCCCTGGGCCTGGATGGCGGTGATGGCGACGGTGTTGACGATGTCCTGCACGGTCGCGCCGCGGGAGAGGTCGTTGACCGGGCGGCGCAGGCCCTGCAGCACCGGGCCGACCGCCACGGCGCCGGCGCTGCGCTGCACGGCCTTGTAGGTGTTGTTGCCGGTGTTGAGGTCGGGGAAGACGAACACCGTCGCCCGCCCGGCGACGTCGCTGCCGGGCAGCTTGGTGCGCGCCACCCCGGCGTCGACCGCGGCGTCGTACTGGATCGGGCCCTCGACCGACAGCTGCGGGGCGCGCTCGCGGACCAGCTCGGTCGCCTCCCGCACGCGGTCGACCTCCTCGCCGCTGCCCGACCGCCCGGTGGAGTAGGACAGCATCGCCACCCGCGGCTGCACGCCGAAGCGCGCGGCGGTGTCGGCCGAGGTGACGGCGATCTCGGCCAGCTGCTCGGCGCTGGGGTGCACGTTGACCGCGCAGTCGCCGTAGACCAGCACCCGGTCGGCCAGGCACATGAAGAACACGCTGGAGACGATCGAGACGCCCGGCGTCGTCCTGACCAGCTCCAGGGCCGGCCGGATGGTCTGCGCCGTCGTGTGCGTCGCGCCGGACACCATGCCGTCGGCCATGCCGAGGGCCACCATCAGCGTGCCGGCGTAGGAGACGTCGACGACGGCGTCGCGGGCGGCGTCCATGGTCACGCCCCGGTGCGCCCGCCGCTGCGCGTACTCGACGGCCAGCTGCTCCCGCAGCTCCGGCTCGCACGGGTCCAGCAGCCGCGCCCCGCCCACGTCGACCCCGGTGCGGGCGGCGGCCGCGCGCACCTCGTCGGCGTCGCCGAGCAGGGTCAGGTCGACGACGCCGCGCCGCAGCAGCCGCTCCGCCGCCCGCAGCACCCGCTCGTCGGTGCCCTCGGGGAGGACGACGTGACGGCGGTCGGCGCGGGCGCGGTCGAGCAGCTCGTACTCGAACATCAGCGGCGTGGTCACCCGCGGCCGGGCCACCGCCGTGCGGTCGAGCAGCTCCTCGCCGTCGACGTGCTCCTCGACCAGCGCCAGCGCCACGTCGACCTTGCGCGGCGCCCCCGGCCCGATCCGCCCGGGCACCGACCCGGCCAGCGTGGCGGTGGCGTAGGTGTCGTGCTCGGTCACCACGACGGGGACGACGGCGGGCAGGTGCTCGGCCAGCCGCAGCACCGAAGGAGCCGGTTCCATGCCGCCGGTGAGCACCAGGCCGGCGGGGGCGGGCAGCCCTCCGGACAGGTGCGCGGCGACGACCCCGAGGACGACGTCGGCCCGGTCGCCGGGGGTGATGACCACGACGTCGTCGACGAGCCGGTCGAGCAGGTTGGGCAGGGTCATGGCGGCCACCAGGACGCCGGCGGTCTCCCGGCCGAGCGCGGCGTCGTCGCCGGTGAGCACCCGCGCGTCGCAGGCGAGGGCCACCTCGGCCATCGTCGGCGCGGTGAGCACCGGCGTCTCCGGCAGCACGTACACCGGCACCGGCCCGCCGCGGACCCGGTCGCGCACGGCGGGCAGCTGGCGGGGCGCCACCCGGTTGGCGACGACGGCGACCACCTCGCAGCCGGCCGCGCGCAGGGTGTCGCGGCCGACGTCGACCGCCACGGCCACGCCCTCGGCGTCCCGGTCGCGGCCGGAGACGACGCACAGCGCCGGCAGCCCGAGGTTGGCCGCGATGCGGGCGTTGAGCGCCAGCTCCCGGGAGGCGGCGGCCTCGCTGAAGTCCGAGCCGACGACCAGCACCCGGTCCACCTGCGCCGCCAGCGCCCGGTAGCGGGCGACGATCTCCGACAGCGCGCGGTCCTCGTCGGCGAGCACCTCGGCGTACGGCACGCCCAGGCACGCCTCGGCCGGCAGGTCCCCGGCGGCGCGGGGGAGGAGCAGCTCCACGACGCCGTCGGCCCCGTCGCGGGCGTGCACCACCGGGCGGAAGACGCCGAGCCGGCCGACCCGCCGCGCCAGCAGCTCGAACACGCCCAGCGCCACCGCCGACTTCCCGGTCGCCGGCTCGCACCCG
This region of Geodermatophilus bullaregiensis genomic DNA includes:
- the pta gene encoding phosphate acetyltransferase yields the protein MSDGLYVTGCEPATGKSAVALGVFELLARRVGRLGVFRPVVHARDGADGVVELLLPRAAGDLPAEACLGVPYAEVLADEDRALSEIVARYRALAAQVDRVLVVGSDFSEAAASRELALNARIAANLGLPALCVVSGRDRDAEGVAVAVDVGRDTLRAAGCEVVAVVANRVAPRQLPAVRDRVRGGPVPVYVLPETPVLTAPTMAEVALACDARVLTGDDAALGRETAGVLVAAMTLPNLLDRLVDDVVVITPGDRADVVLGVVAAHLSGGLPAPAGLVLTGGMEPAPSVLRLAEHLPAVVPVVVTEHDTYATATLAGSVPGRIGPGAPRKVDVALALVEEHVDGEELLDRTAVARPRVTTPLMFEYELLDRARADRRHVVLPEGTDERVLRAAERLLRRGVVDLTLLGDADEVRAAAARTGVDVGGARLLDPCEPELREQLAVEYAQRRAHRGVTMDAARDAVVDVSYAGTLMVALGMADGMVSGATHTTAQTIRPALELVRTTPGVSIVSSVFFMCLADRVLVYGDCAVNVHPSAEQLAEIAVTSADTAARFGVQPRVAMLSYSTGRSGSGEEVDRVREATELVRERAPQLSVEGPIQYDAAVDAGVARTKLPGSDVAGRATVFVFPDLNTGNNTYKAVQRSAGAVAVGPVLQGLRRPVNDLSRGATVQDIVNTVAITAIQAQGTAAR